One genomic region from Vibrio cyclitrophicus encodes:
- a CDS encoding TraB/GumN family protein gives MRTFLYFTLLTLAFSAKQAVAEPLYWQAKKDDLTLTILGSIHVGNESMYPLPTQITNTLKKSDGLIVETDVRKSEGVVYPTPKVTTSDVLNEEQEQMLVDITKSLDMPTQQLLNAPPWATAISIQMQQLKNLGYASAGGVDATLAYKATIQDVPVISLEPLQFQIDLISGQKDSGKEWLTTSLEQFDHIDDDTHCLIESWKAGDIAKLEQFAKLSEMPHDLEKAFLTDRNIDWANKLFANDWKLDSKGHYLLVVGTLHLIGEGNLLQLLEEKGFIVTQQSQSQQAQCQFEVNEGC, from the coding sequence TTGCGCACATTCTTGTACTTTACGTTACTCACTCTCGCCTTTTCCGCAAAGCAAGCTGTCGCCGAACCTCTTTATTGGCAAGCAAAAAAGGATGATTTGACGCTCACTATCCTAGGATCGATACATGTAGGTAACGAGAGCATGTACCCGCTTCCCACACAGATCACTAACACGTTGAAAAAGAGTGACGGGCTAATTGTCGAAACGGATGTCAGAAAGTCAGAGGGCGTTGTATATCCCACGCCTAAAGTGACTACGAGTGATGTATTAAACGAAGAGCAAGAACAAATGCTGGTCGACATAACAAAGTCATTAGACATGCCAACTCAGCAACTACTTAATGCCCCACCTTGGGCGACAGCGATATCGATACAAATGCAACAGTTGAAGAATCTTGGCTACGCATCGGCCGGCGGTGTTGATGCTACTTTGGCTTACAAGGCGACGATTCAAGATGTGCCTGTTATCAGCTTAGAGCCTCTACAATTTCAAATAGATCTAATTTCAGGACAAAAAGATTCTGGTAAAGAATGGTTAACGACTAGCCTCGAACAATTCGATCATATTGATGACGACACTCACTGCTTAATCGAGAGTTGGAAAGCAGGAGATATAGCGAAACTAGAGCAGTTTGCGAAACTGTCGGAAATGCCACATGACCTAGAAAAAGCATTCCTAACCGATCGAAATATCGACTGGGCAAACAAGCTCTTCGCTAATGATTGGAAACTGGATTCAAAGGGACACTACTTGCTCGTCGTTGGTACTTTACACCTCATCGGAGAAGGCAACCTTTTACAGTTATTAGAAGAGAAAGGTTTCATTGTCACTCAACAATCACAAAGCCAACAGGCTCAGTGTCAGTTCGAGGTTAACGAAGGCTGCTAG
- a CDS encoding CsgG/HfaB family protein, translating into MKAIIIVFLTFVLGGCTYSMQIPETSETPKLMPRGSTYTDLVSLPLPRGKILVSVYDFRDQTGQYKPQPNSNFSTAVPQGGTSLLTTALIDSQWFVPLEREGLQNLLTERKIIRAAQKKDKVVNNHGADLTSLSSANIVIEGGIVAYDSNIVTGGAGAKYLGIGGSGQYRTDQVTVNLRAVDVRTGQVLLSVTTSKTISSHEIGFGAFRFVDYKELLEVEMGYSQNEPVNIAVMSAIDAAVIHLIVKGMKRGMWSPGDPNALQNPIIARYSEESADIL; encoded by the coding sequence ATGAAAGCGATTATTATCGTCTTCCTGACCTTTGTGTTAGGAGGATGCACCTACTCGATGCAAATACCAGAGACGTCTGAAACTCCTAAGTTGATGCCGAGAGGCTCTACCTATACGGATCTCGTTTCTTTGCCTCTACCTCGCGGTAAAATACTTGTTTCGGTTTATGATTTTAGAGACCAAACGGGACAGTATAAACCTCAGCCAAACAGTAACTTTTCGACAGCGGTACCACAGGGTGGAACGTCTTTGCTGACCACGGCATTGATAGATTCCCAGTGGTTTGTTCCTCTAGAGCGTGAAGGGCTCCAGAACTTGTTGACGGAACGAAAGATCATTCGTGCTGCTCAGAAAAAAGATAAGGTAGTGAACAATCATGGAGCCGACTTAACATCGTTGAGCTCTGCGAATATCGTTATTGAAGGCGGAATTGTTGCTTATGACTCTAATATTGTTACAGGTGGAGCGGGTGCGAAGTATTTGGGGATTGGTGGTTCAGGGCAGTATAGAACCGACCAAGTCACCGTTAACTTGAGAGCTGTCGATGTAAGAACAGGGCAAGTTTTATTGAGTGTTACCACATCCAAAACCATTTCCTCACATGAAATCGGCTTCGGTGCTTTTCGATTCGTTGATTACAAAGAGTTACTCGAAGTTGAAATGGGTTATAGCCAAAATGAACCAGTTAACATAGCAGTCATGTCGGCTATAGATGCGGCTGTGATCCACTTGATCGTTAAAGGGATGAAGCGTGGAATGTGGTCGCCGGGCGATCCTAATGCACTACAAAATCCAATTATTGCTCGTTATTCCGAAGAGAGCGCCGACATATTATAA
- a CDS encoding curli assembly protein CsgF, whose amino-acid sequence MSKSFVRTTLIALLVVPTANASELVYTPVNPSFGGNALNSSHLFNHANAINDYEDPSARDIFDEQESALDRLASSLESRLISQLLADVGNGNTGQLETDDFYLNIVDDSGTLLVQIVDKATGESTEISVSGLNPDL is encoded by the coding sequence ATGTCGAAATCATTTGTAAGGACAACATTAATAGCGCTACTTGTTGTACCTACGGCTAATGCCAGCGAGTTAGTTTATACACCCGTAAACCCAAGCTTTGGTGGAAATGCACTAAACAGTTCTCACCTTTTTAATCATGCTAATGCTATCAATGATTATGAAGACCCAAGTGCAAGGGATATCTTTGATGAGCAAGAATCAGCCTTAGATCGTTTAGCGTCTAGTTTAGAGTCTCGTTTGATAAGCCAGTTGCTTGCTGATGTAGGTAACGGAAATACAGGGCAGTTAGAGACGGATGATTTTTATCTCAATATTGTTGATGATTCGGGAACGTTATTAGTTCAAATTGTCGATAAAGCGACTGGAGAATCGACCGAAATCAGCGTTTCGGGATTAAATCCAGACCTCTAA
- a CDS encoding curli production assembly/transport protein CsgE, with protein sequence MKIKLLTVSLFTFAIHAGEKSHGLENSAPLENGTKLEDSTNNLKEKFNDFSEVDGIIVDRTITRLGEDFYFFFSQSLNENYPNLKENLTVKERPTALSGSIIEVQHSRKPIFRTALSPGRRQAKERAADATRVVGNYIIRWQAERLFQDTYDLDHDEF encoded by the coding sequence ATGAAAATCAAGCTGCTTACAGTTTCTTTGTTCACCTTTGCTATTCATGCGGGCGAAAAGAGTCATGGTCTTGAAAATAGCGCTCCTTTGGAAAACGGAACCAAACTTGAGGATTCAACGAATAACCTTAAGGAAAAATTTAATGACTTCAGTGAAGTCGATGGGATCATAGTGGATAGAACGATTACGCGTTTGGGGGAGGATTTTTATTTCTTCTTTTCACAGTCGCTCAATGAAAACTACCCAAACCTTAAGGAAAATTTGACGGTAAAAGAAAGGCCAACGGCGTTATCCGGGAGCATCATAGAGGTTCAACACTCTAGAAAACCGATATTCCGCACGGCGTTGTCCCCAGGTCGTAGACAAGCGAAAGAGCGTGCTGCTGATGCAACAAGAGTGGTCGGTAATTACATCATCAGATGGCAAGCAGAGAGACTTTTTCAGGACACTTATGACCTAGACCATGATGAATTTTAA
- a CDS encoding curlin subunit CsgB translates to MVIGKASLIGFTCLYLSIGSFNSAIASDLEGSFLHNVNQDVVDEFNDLDLISSWDLDNYSEIDISNASDSIAIIRQNSAGVSANNKAKIKQSGNSNSAYIKQTGSNNIAFVNQYGANNTAAIGQLGVNSEALISQEGNNNLAVIGQANFSRQSSQLSIDQKGNGNTAYLAGSGRSNLGISQDGNDFALVKASSSMRIYINQAN, encoded by the coding sequence ATGGTCATTGGGAAAGCATCACTTATTGGCTTTACTTGTTTATATTTATCAATAGGTAGTTTTAACAGTGCTATCGCTTCTGACTTGGAGGGAAGCTTTTTACACAATGTAAATCAGGATGTCGTTGATGAATTTAATGATTTAGATTTAATTTCATCATGGGATTTGGATAACTACTCAGAAATAGATATATCCAATGCTTCTGATTCAATTGCGATTATTAGACAGAATAGTGCGGGAGTATCCGCAAATAATAAAGCAAAAATAAAACAGAGTGGTAATTCTAACTCGGCTTATATTAAACAAACTGGAAGCAATAATATCGCATTTGTAAATCAGTACGGGGCAAACAACACAGCAGCTATTGGACAGCTTGGAGTAAATTCTGAAGCACTTATTTCTCAAGAAGGAAATAACAATTTGGCTGTTATTGGGCAAGCAAATTTCTCTCGACAGAGCAGCCAGCTAAGCATTGATCAAAAAGGCAATGGCAATACAGCATATTTGGCTGGTTCTGGAAGAAGTAATTTAGGGATTTCTCAAGACGGCAATGACTTTGCTTTAGTGAAAGCGTCTAGCTCAATGAGAATCTACATCAATCAAGCAAATTAG
- a CDS encoding curlin yields MKLTQIGIIVGAIIGLNVAHADPLPAPYPAMAPGTGVIEGTTDLGVDAALTAAAGGVTIPTASDNTALWQMGNGDRANVTINQNTAGTIDGHTALVDTDASYRSDVVVEQSGNLNEAHVQLRGIHNNALIDQNGVSNQARVQVEQYGHFNDLRVTQMGDNNISVTAALGGADSNRAETTIYGDSNKTYTEFSNYDVDYNNVEIDISGDDNYVQTIVNNSVGGGDWNDTDIDLVNSDRNRVFILQTGSYSDAVVQLQNSNMNQFSIEQTSHDSAVVLGNGAYGNIGSIYQN; encoded by the coding sequence ATGAAACTTACACAAATTGGAATTATAGTCGGTGCCATTATTGGTTTAAATGTAGCTCACGCAGATCCACTACCTGCACCGTACCCAGCGATGGCTCCAGGAACAGGTGTGATTGAAGGCACAACAGATCTGGGTGTTGATGCAGCTCTTACGGCCGCAGCTGGTGGGGTAACGATACCAACAGCGAGTGATAACACAGCACTTTGGCAAATGGGTAATGGTGACAGAGCTAATGTAACTATTAATCAAAATACAGCGGGCACTATAGACGGCCATACAGCATTGGTAGATACTGACGCGAGCTACAGATCTGATGTTGTGGTTGAGCAGAGTGGTAACCTCAACGAAGCTCATGTACAACTTAGAGGCATCCACAACAATGCACTTATTGACCAAAATGGTGTATCCAACCAAGCGAGAGTTCAAGTCGAACAATATGGCCATTTCAACGATTTACGTGTTACACAAATGGGCGATAACAATATCTCGGTAACAGCAGCTCTTGGTGGAGCAGATAGCAACAGAGCAGAAACTACTATTTACGGCGACTCGAACAAGACTTATACAGAGTTCAGTAACTATGACGTTGACTATAATAACGTTGAAATTGACATCAGTGGCGATGACAACTATGTCCAAACTATCGTTAACAATAGTGTCGGCGGTGGTGATTGGAATGATACAGATATTGACTTAGTGAACAGTGATAGAAATAGAGTATTCATTCTACAAACAGGTTCTTATTCTGACGCCGTCGTTCAACTGCAAAACAGTAACATGAACCAATTTTCAATAGAACAAACATCACATGATAGCGCTGTCGTATTAGGTAATGGTGCTTACGGTAACATTGGTAGCATTTACCAAAATTAA
- a CDS encoding LuxR C-terminal-related transcriptional regulator has product MAKPEVHNAILLAENNLQSILLKESIEQKVNLNIKLISPERLSVNSLQNQNLELIIIDFPIMSKQCIERYQELRDSVESDVHEVLLNTPHDFPHSEMLKWQYLVGIFYASDTLEKLVTGFNCILQGEMWMSRKLIYQYISFYRERQCAKTSPRYLKLTKREQQIIKLLGDGASNTQIADTLYVSENTVKAHLHNTFKKIKVKNRLQALLWVKNNIATSEFVQ; this is encoded by the coding sequence ATGGCTAAGCCGGAGGTTCATAACGCCATTTTACTTGCGGAGAACAATTTACAATCAATCCTGCTTAAAGAGTCTATAGAGCAAAAAGTGAATCTAAACATTAAACTCATATCACCAGAAAGACTTAGTGTTAACTCACTACAAAACCAAAATTTAGAGTTGATTATTATTGATTTCCCTATAATGAGTAAACAATGTATAGAAAGATACCAAGAGCTTAGAGATAGCGTAGAAAGTGACGTCCATGAAGTGTTGCTCAACACCCCACATGATTTCCCTCATTCTGAAATGCTGAAATGGCAATATTTGGTTGGTATTTTTTATGCGTCTGACACCCTTGAAAAACTGGTGACTGGATTTAACTGTATTTTACAAGGTGAGATGTGGATGAGTAGGAAGTTAATCTACCAATACATTAGCTTTTATAGAGAAAGACAATGTGCGAAGACAAGCCCTCGTTACTTGAAACTGACTAAACGTGAACAGCAAATAATAAAATTATTGGGAGACGGAGCTTCAAATACTCAAATTGCAGACACACTCTACGTTAGTGAGAATACGGTTAAAGCACACCTCCACAATACGTTTAAAAAAATAAAAGTGAAGAACCGTTTACAAGCTTTGCTTTGGGTCAAAAACAATATTGCAACTAGCGAGTTCGTTCAATAA
- a CDS encoding DUF3149 domain-containing protein: MDFWLELLFGNAVGLSSMIVIFGALGLMMFYGGFFIYKVMTEKSPH, translated from the coding sequence ATGGACTTTTGGCTAGAACTCCTATTTGGTAATGCAGTGGGACTATCTTCAATGATAGTAATATTCGGGGCTCTAGGTCTCATGATGTTCTATGGAGGCTTCTTCATCTACAAAGTTATGACCGAAAAATCTCCTCACTAG
- the smrA gene encoding DNA endonuclease SmrA — MSHDDDLELFQQMMGDVKRIDHDTAEHQKVHRVTESHLAKREAAMWLSEDEKDYLSLDYSPMVKPDDVIAYKKDGVQEGVYKKLRLGKYPIQAKLDLHRKTLKDARNEVLSFLRQCLRMDVRTVIIVHGKGERSNPPAMMKSYVANWLMQINDVQCVHSAQQFHGGTGAVYVMLRKSNDKKLENRERHQKRTS; from the coding sequence ATGTCTCATGATGACGACTTAGAGTTATTCCAACAAATGATGGGCGATGTTAAGCGTATCGACCATGACACCGCTGAACATCAAAAGGTACATAGAGTTACCGAATCTCACCTTGCCAAGCGTGAAGCCGCGATGTGGCTGTCTGAGGATGAAAAAGATTACCTTTCACTCGACTATTCTCCAATGGTCAAACCAGACGACGTCATTGCTTATAAGAAAGATGGCGTACAAGAAGGCGTATACAAAAAGCTGCGCTTAGGAAAATATCCTATTCAAGCCAAACTCGACCTTCATAGAAAAACACTGAAAGACGCTCGTAACGAAGTGCTCTCATTTTTACGCCAGTGTTTAAGAATGGATGTTCGCACCGTCATCATTGTTCACGGTAAAGGTGAGCGCTCAAATCCACCAGCTATGATGAAAAGCTACGTGGCGAATTGGCTCATGCAAATTAACGATGTTCAATGTGTTCATTCTGCTCAGCAATTTCATGGTGGTACTGGCGCAGTGTACGTAATGCTCAGAAAGAGCAATGACAAAAAGCTAGAGAACAGAGAGCGCCATCAAAAACGCACCAGTTAA
- the rluF gene encoding 23S rRNA pseudouridine(2604) synthase RluF, which produces MSQESQAKRLNKYISETGFCSRREADKLIDAGRVTINGKIPEMGTKVLPGDDVEIDNKPVRSKEKPIYIALNKPTGITCTTERDIPGNIVDFIGHHKRIFPIGRLDKPSDGLIFLTNDGDIVNKILRAGNNHEKEYVVRVDKPITTEFLKQMGAGVHILDTVTLPCKVEKETKFSFRITLTQGLNRQIRRMCEALGYEVFKLRRVRIMNISLDGIPNGKWRYLSDEEITEILAMCEGSVSTEDASKMNAKGQRIRKATDAKLFDSREENQTSTARRNQNENRTRTYRGNNADEFRHAPNSKRGRNSSNGESSGGGNTENWKSNSRSERSNSDKSRSDRNRTDRDNNERRSGKPTNRSQDSNRPNKPTAKRVGGTLGLKK; this is translated from the coding sequence ATGTCACAAGAATCCCAAGCTAAACGCCTTAATAAATACATCAGTGAAACTGGCTTTTGCTCACGCCGCGAAGCCGACAAACTCATTGATGCAGGCCGAGTTACTATTAACGGTAAGATCCCTGAAATGGGTACTAAAGTCTTGCCCGGTGATGATGTTGAGATCGACAATAAACCTGTTCGCTCAAAAGAGAAGCCGATCTACATTGCTCTTAATAAACCAACAGGCATCACCTGCACCACTGAACGTGATATTCCTGGCAACATCGTCGACTTTATCGGCCACCACAAACGTATTTTCCCTATTGGTCGTCTAGATAAACCTTCTGATGGTCTTATCTTCTTAACTAACGATGGCGATATCGTAAACAAAATCCTACGTGCAGGTAACAACCACGAGAAAGAATACGTGGTCCGTGTAGACAAACCAATTACGACTGAGTTTTTGAAGCAAATGGGCGCTGGCGTTCATATTCTCGATACTGTTACCTTGCCATGTAAGGTAGAGAAAGAGACTAAGTTCTCGTTCCGAATCACACTAACGCAAGGCCTTAACCGCCAAATTCGCCGTATGTGTGAAGCTCTGGGTTATGAAGTATTTAAGCTGCGCCGTGTTCGTATTATGAACATCTCACTAGACGGTATTCCTAACGGAAAATGGCGCTACCTGAGCGACGAAGAGATCACTGAAATTTTAGCGATGTGTGAAGGCTCTGTAAGTACTGAAGACGCGTCAAAAATGAACGCTAAGGGCCAACGCATTCGTAAAGCGACAGACGCAAAACTTTTCGATAGCCGTGAAGAAAACCAAACTTCCACAGCGCGCCGCAATCAAAACGAAAATCGTACTCGCACCTATCGTGGTAACAATGCGGACGAATTCCGTCATGCACCTAACTCGAAACGAGGCCGTAATTCATCGAATGGTGAAAGCAGTGGCGGTGGCAATACCGAGAACTGGAAATCAAACTCTCGTTCAGAGCGTTCTAATTCAGATAAAAGCCGTTCGGATCGCAATCGCACAGATCGCGACAATAACGAACGTAGAAGCGGTAAGCCGACAAACCGCAGCCAAGATTCAAACAGACCGAACAAACCAACGGCTAAACGTGTTGGTGGTACTTTAGGCCTGAAAAAGTAG
- the ybaK gene encoding Cys-tRNA(Pro) deacylase: MTPAINLAKKKKIVHTVHQYHHDANNTNYGLEAVEALGQDPKRVFKTLLFCLNGVAKNLAVAVIPVDQKLNLKLAAKVAKGKKAEMADPDIAQKTTGYVVGGISPLGQKKALPTFVHSSATDFETICVSAGKRGLEIELDPKDLVLLTRGHFAELCL; the protein is encoded by the coding sequence ATGACCCCTGCAATCAACCTTGCCAAGAAAAAGAAAATTGTTCATACCGTGCATCAGTATCATCATGATGCGAATAACACGAACTATGGATTAGAAGCCGTTGAAGCGCTTGGTCAAGATCCCAAACGTGTATTCAAAACGCTCTTGTTCTGTTTGAATGGCGTGGCGAAAAATTTGGCGGTTGCCGTTATTCCCGTCGACCAGAAGCTAAATCTAAAGTTGGCAGCAAAAGTGGCGAAAGGTAAAAAAGCAGAGATGGCTGATCCTGATATTGCTCAGAAAACGACAGGTTATGTGGTGGGAGGAATCAGTCCTCTTGGTCAGAAAAAAGCATTGCCTACCTTTGTGCATTCCAGCGCTACCGATTTTGAAACGATATGTGTGAGTGCAGGGAAGAGAGGATTAGAGATAGAGTTAGATCCGAAAGACTTAGTACTACTTACGCGTGGCCATTTTGCGGAACTGTGCCTGTAG
- the ushA gene encoding bifunctional UDP-sugar hydrolase/5'-nucleotidase UshA, whose translation MKQRLILKTALSAAILATLAGCASQSTHDWNQDETYKLTILHTNDNHGRFWQNKYGEYGMSARKTLVDQLRAEVEAEGGSVLLLSGGDINTGVPESDLQDAEPDFKGMNKIGYDAMALGNHEFDNSLDVLQKQIDWANFPMLSANIYDKATGERKFQAYEMFEKQGIKIAVIGLTTEDTAKIGNPEFIASIDFRDPKEEAKKLIAELKETEKPDLIFAVTHMGHYENGQRGVNAPGDVALARYLNEGDLDMIVGGHSQEPVCMEGPNVAKKNFKPGDECKPDVQNGTYIVQAHEWGKYVGRADYEFRNGELEMVSYDLVPVNLKKKVKIDGKKQRVLIQDEIAQDPELLEFLRPFQEQGQAQLEVQIAETNGKLEGDRNVVRFQQTNLGRLIATSHMERAKADFAVMNSGGVRDSIEAGNVTYKDVLKVQPFANILTYTDMTGKEVLDYLNVVATKPIDSGAYAQFAGISMTVANGEVSNVFIGGKQLRLDETYRFTVPSFNAAGGDGYPKLSDHPGFVNTGFVDAEVLKEYLEANSPVDVNKYAPSGQMVYK comes from the coding sequence ATGAAGCAACGCCTTATTCTAAAGACAGCACTCAGTGCTGCAATCCTAGCGACATTAGCTGGGTGTGCGTCTCAATCAACCCATGATTGGAACCAAGACGAAACTTACAAGCTAACGATTCTTCACACAAACGACAACCATGGTCGTTTCTGGCAGAACAAATACGGCGAATACGGCATGTCTGCACGTAAAACGCTAGTTGATCAACTTCGCGCAGAAGTTGAAGCTGAAGGCGGTAGCGTGTTGCTTCTATCTGGCGGTGACATCAACACTGGTGTACCAGAGTCAGATTTGCAGGATGCGGAACCTGATTTCAAAGGTATGAATAAAATTGGTTACGATGCAATGGCATTGGGTAATCACGAGTTTGATAACTCATTAGACGTACTACAAAAGCAGATCGACTGGGCTAATTTCCCAATGCTATCTGCAAATATCTACGATAAAGCAACAGGCGAACGCAAGTTCCAAGCTTACGAGATGTTTGAAAAGCAAGGTATTAAGATTGCGGTTATCGGCTTGACCACTGAAGACACGGCAAAAATCGGTAACCCTGAGTTTATCGCGAGCATTGACTTCCGTGACCCTAAAGAAGAAGCGAAGAAGCTGATCGCGGAACTTAAAGAAACAGAAAAGCCAGATTTAATCTTCGCTGTGACTCACATGGGTCACTACGAAAACGGCCAGCGTGGAGTTAACGCTCCGGGTGATGTAGCACTTGCTCGTTACCTAAACGAAGGTGACCTAGACATGATCGTTGGTGGTCACTCTCAAGAGCCTGTATGTATGGAAGGCCCTAACGTTGCGAAGAAAAACTTCAAGCCGGGTGATGAGTGTAAGCCAGACGTTCAAAACGGTACTTACATCGTTCAAGCTCATGAGTGGGGCAAGTACGTAGGCCGTGCTGATTACGAGTTCCGTAACGGCGAACTAGAGATGGTGAGCTACGATCTGGTTCCAGTTAACCTTAAGAAGAAAGTTAAGATTGACGGTAAGAAGCAACGTGTTCTTATTCAAGATGAAATCGCACAAGATCCAGAGTTGCTTGAATTCCTACGTCCTTTCCAAGAGCAAGGTCAAGCACAGCTAGAAGTTCAAATTGCAGAGACAAATGGCAAGCTTGAAGGTGATCGTAACGTGGTGCGTTTCCAACAAACTAACCTAGGTCGTTTGATTGCGACTTCTCACATGGAGCGTGCAAAAGCAGACTTTGCTGTGATGAACTCTGGTGGCGTACGTGACTCAATTGAAGCAGGTAATGTCACTTACAAAGATGTGCTGAAGGTACAACCTTTTGCTAATATCCTGACTTACACGGACATGACGGGTAAAGAAGTTCTAGATTACCTAAATGTCGTGGCAACTAAACCAATCGATTCTGGTGCTTACGCTCAGTTTGCTGGTATCTCAATGACAGTAGCAAACGGTGAAGTATCGAATGTGTTTATCGGTGGTAAGCAGCTTCGTTTAGACGAAACTTACCGCTTCACAGTGCCAAGCTTTAACGCTGCTGGCGGTGATGGTTACCCTAAATTATCTGATCACCCTGGCTTTGTGAACACAGGTTTTGTTGATGCTGAAGTACTAAAAGAGTACCTAGAAGCGAACAGCCCGGTTGACGTGAACAAGTACGCACCTTCTGGTCAAATGGTTTATAAGTAA
- the kdsA gene encoding 3-deoxy-8-phosphooctulonate synthase, with protein sequence MMEQKIVHIGDMPIANDKPFTLFAGMNVLESRDLAMQICEHYVKVTEKLGIPYVFKASFDKANRSSVHSYRGPGMEEGLKIFQELKDTFGVKIITDIHTEAQAQPVADVVDVIQLPAFLARQTDLVEAMAKTGAVINVKKPQFMSPDQVGNIVDKFAECGNDNIILCERGSCMGYDNLVVDMLGFGVMKKSSNGSPIIFDVTHALQMRDPSGAASGGRREQTVELAKAGLATGVAGLFLEAHPNPDQARCDGPSALPLDKLEPFLKQMKALDDLIKGFDHIDIK encoded by the coding sequence ATGATGGAACAGAAAATAGTTCACATTGGCGATATGCCAATTGCTAACGATAAGCCATTTACGCTATTTGCGGGCATGAACGTTCTTGAATCTCGCGATCTTGCTATGCAGATCTGTGAGCACTACGTGAAAGTAACAGAGAAGCTGGGCATCCCTTATGTATTTAAGGCGTCTTTTGATAAAGCGAACCGCAGCTCTGTTCACTCATACCGTGGTCCTGGTATGGAAGAAGGTCTCAAAATCTTCCAAGAGCTGAAAGATACCTTTGGCGTGAAGATCATCACTGATATTCACACTGAAGCACAAGCTCAGCCAGTTGCAGATGTGGTTGATGTAATCCAGCTTCCTGCGTTCCTTGCTCGTCAAACTGACCTTGTTGAAGCAATGGCTAAGACTGGCGCGGTTATCAATGTGAAGAAGCCTCAGTTCATGAGCCCAGATCAAGTGGGCAACATTGTCGACAAGTTTGCCGAATGCGGTAACGATAATATCATTCTTTGTGAACGTGGTTCTTGCATGGGCTATGACAACCTAGTCGTTGATATGCTAGGTTTTGGCGTGATGAAAAAATCGTCGAACGGCAGCCCAATCATATTCGATGTGACTCACGCGCTTCAAATGCGTGACCCATCAGGTGCTGCATCTGGTGGTCGTCGTGAGCAAACTGTAGAGCTTGCTAAAGCAGGTCTGGCTACAGGAGTTGCTGGTCTGTTTCTTGAGGCGCATCCTAACCCAGATCAAGCTCGTTGTGATGGTCCTTCAGCGCTACCTCTAGATAAGCTAGAGCCGTTCTTGAAGCAGATGAAAGCACTTGATGACCTTATCAAAGGCTTCGATCATATTGATATCAAGTAG
- a CDS encoding SirB1 family protein, translated as MYEFFDEDFDQLELAEGALILNKAIDPETQDSWAEQELARLLKDAEFALVNETDEQQKFESFIRLFFYEWGFAGDKDAYFSSENAFIDKVLERKKGIPVSLGAIFLFLGRKLGFPVEGVSFPTQFLLKVSWYGQTPVYINPYNGEYVGQQTLRAWLIGHDGPLAKLKSEHLKVADHPTIIGKWLALLKSALLREERYTLALKCTDLALTFVPDDPYEIRDRGFIYQQLDCHQIAATDYQYFIDQCPDDPASELLKSQVNVMTEKTVVVH; from the coding sequence ATGTACGAATTTTTTGATGAAGACTTTGACCAGCTAGAACTTGCTGAAGGTGCATTGATCTTAAATAAGGCCATTGACCCTGAAACTCAAGATAGTTGGGCAGAGCAAGAGCTCGCAAGATTATTAAAAGACGCTGAGTTTGCATTAGTTAATGAAACCGACGAGCAACAGAAGTTTGAATCTTTTATTCGATTATTCTTTTACGAGTGGGGCTTCGCTGGCGATAAAGACGCTTACTTCTCATCGGAAAACGCGTTTATCGATAAAGTACTTGAGAGAAAGAAAGGGATCCCAGTCAGTCTTGGGGCAATCTTCCTTTTTCTTGGTCGCAAGCTAGGCTTTCCTGTAGAGGGTGTCTCTTTTCCGACTCAGTTTCTGCTTAAAGTCAGTTGGTATGGCCAAACTCCGGTCTATATTAATCCTTACAATGGCGAGTATGTTGGTCAGCAAACGTTACGAGCATGGTTAATTGGCCATGATGGCCCATTGGCTAAGCTTAAAAGTGAGCATTTGAAAGTCGCAGACCACCCAACCATTATTGGTAAGTGGTTGGCTTTATTGAAAAGTGCATTGCTGAGAGAAGAACGTTATACGCTTGCATTGAAGTGTACCGATCTTGCTTTGACGTTTGTGCCAGATGATCCATATGAAATCCGTGACCGTGGTTTCATCTATCAGCAACTGGATTGTCACCAGATTGCCGCCACCGATTATCAGTACTTTATTGATCAATGCCCAGATGACCCTGCATCTGAGTTACTTAAATCTCAAGTGAATGTCATGACGGAAAAAACCGTCGTCGTTCACTAA